A single region of the Dioscorea cayenensis subsp. rotundata cultivar TDr96_F1 unplaced genomic scaffold, TDr96_F1_v2_PseudoChromosome.rev07_lg8_w22 25.fasta BLBR01002165.1, whole genome shotgun sequence genome encodes:
- the LOC120257493 gene encoding uncharacterized protein LOC120257493, with protein sequence MFCGTGNFSHVDEDPSAPSTPKESKKKNKNPYSQRGLDKFSAVMAELEAKKEKIMAKSGSKDTAMVKFMYSNSNDWVPIIIKLKDDKKKPLTKISVPESPPSPVKEQPEVVPVPEKCKVAEKRCSLGRWRYHYWSMVMVLILFSLVLFGKVFAICCTSIWWYLVPSMHDGTNVRRRKKDYGRRLSDKKLGEASSPKHLVNHRRG encoded by the coding sequence ATGTTTTGTGGAACAGGAAACTTTTCTCATGTGGATGAAGATCCATCTGCACCATCAACACCAAaagaatcaaagaagaagaacaagaacccatACTCACAAAGAGGTTTAGATAAGTTCTCTGCTGTGATGGCTGAGTTAgaagcaaagaaggagaagatcaTGGCCAAGTCTGGCTCCAAAGACACTGCCATGGTGAAGTTCATGTATAGCAACTCTAATGATTGGGTTCCCATCATCATCAAACTCAAGGATGACAAGAAAAAGCCTTTGACAAAGATATCGGTGCCCGAATCACCACCGTCACCGGTTAAAGAGCAACCGGAGGTTGTTCCGGTGCCGGAGAAGTGTAAGGTGGCTGAGAAAAGGTGTAGTTTGGGGAGATGGAGATATCATTATTGGTCAatggttatggttttgattctatttagtttagttttgttTGGGAAGGTGTTTGCTATTTGTTGCACTTCCATTTGGTGGTATTTGGTGCCTTCCATGCATGATGGGACTAATGTTAGAAGGAGGAAGAAGGATTATGGAAGAAGGTTGAGTGATAAGAAGTTGGGAGAGGCTTCATCACCCAAACATTTGGTGAATCATAGGAGAGGATGA